The window GCGCATGCCGATGAAAGAATCTTTACGTTTGAACGACGTTTTTGCCTACGGCCGGCTGCCACCCTCCGGGGGAGGCGGGGGTTTTCCAGCCACGGAGCGGCATCTGAAATGCATATGGTTTTCCCCTGAATTGCGCCCGGCGGAACTGCGCGCTGAAAACGGGGAAGAGGTCATTATTGAAAAACCGGGACGCTGGAATCTTGAGAAGGGCCCCGATTTTCTTGATGCGGTTTTGCGGGCGGGAGCCGCGCGCCGGAGGATCAAGGGCGACGTTGAAGTGCATATCCATCCTGCCGACTGGCAAAAACACGGCCATGCCGCCGACCCGGCGTACGCGCGCGTGATCGCCCATGTAACCTTTTTTCCCGGCCGCCTGCCGTCAAACGTCTTGCCGCCGTCCGCCCTGCAAATTGTTCTCAGGAAAAAACTCCTCGGCAACCCGTTGTTTTCGTTTGAGTCAATAGATGTTGCCGCTTATCCCTTCGCCGCCCGCGGGGACGATACTCCCTGCGCGCGGATCCTCTCCCGTTGTTCCCCCGGGGCGGTTTGCGGCCTGTTGTCCGCCGCCGGGAAACACCGCCTTGCGGTCAAGGCCGGGCGGCTGGCCGCGGCCGCGGAACAAAAGGGCCGGGACCAGGTTCTTTATGAGGAAATCATGGGCGCGCTGGGTTACAAAAACAACCGCCTGCCTTTTCGCCTGCTCGCCGAGCGCGTGCCGCTGGAAGCGCTCCGTGAATATTCCGGTTTGAATCCCGTCTTTGCCTACGCCCTTCTGGCTGGCGTGGCCGGCCTTTTACCGGCGTTAACCGGCGCGCGCTGGGATGATGAGAGCCGCCGTTTTGTGCGCAAACTCTGGAATTTCTGGTGGAAACAACGGGCGGAATGGTCGGCGCAGATCATTCCGGCCGGCTTGTGGTCATTGAGCGGCGTCCGCCCGCAGAATCATCCCCGGCGCCGGCTCATGGCCGCAGCCGACATCTTCACCAACAGGGAAATGCCGTCGGAAATGTTCGGCGGGCCGGAGGTTCCCGGCGCGGACGCCGGGCGGTGGATTGAAAACATCCTTGCCGTTCTGCAAAAGCCCGGCGATAATTACTGGCGCCGCCGGTTTGTCTTCGGTCAAAAACCGTCCGCGGCGGATATTGCCCTCATCGGCCGCCGGCGCGCCGCGGCTATTGTCTCCAACGTAATTATCCCTATGCAAATGGGCTTGCGCCGCTTGAAAAAGCCGCCGGATGACCTCTTGGCATGCCTGCCGGTTGAGGAAATGAATGCGGTCATCAGACAAAGCGCCTTTAACCTGCTTGGTCCGGACCATAATCCTTCCCTTTACCGCCGCGGATTGTTGCAGCAGGGGCTGATCCAGATATTCCACGATTTCTGCCTCGGCGACCGTTCCGACTGCGCCGCATGCGGACTGCTTGAAATGATTTCCGCTCTGAAAGGAGAAAAACACGATGCAGATTAAACCTCGCCGATTGTGCCTGGCCATGTCCGCAAAAAGCCGCGGTAATTCCGGCATGCAAGAAAAAACAATCCATTCCGAGCGTAAATTTACGGGCCGTCTGATCAAGACCGATCTGCTGGAGGTTGAATTGCAGGACGGCCTGCGGGCGCGGCGCGAGATTGTGCGGCATCCCGGCGCCGTTGCGGCGCTCTGCCGGCGGCGGGACAACCGGTTTGTCTTTGTGCGCCAGTTCCGCAAGGCGGTGGAAAGCGAACTGCTGGAAATTGTGGCCGGCACCCGCGAGCCGGGCGAGGGAGCGGGTGCCTGCATCCGCAGGGAAATCAGGGAAGAAACCGGTTATAAAGTCGTGGCGCTGGCGCGGCTGGGCCGCATCTATACCGCGCCCGGGTTTTGCGACGAGGGCATAGATGTTTTTTTTGCCCGACTCGGGGCCGCCGCCGTTTGCCCGGAACCGGACGCCGATGAGCGGATTATGCCGGTACTGCTTTCGGCAAAAGAGTTTGAAGCCATGCTGGCGGCCGGCAAAATCAGGGATGCCAAGACGCTGGCGGCCTGGACCATGTTCAGGGCCGCGCGGCGCGCACAATCATGGATCGCGGTTTGACATTAATGTCAATGAAAACAAGACTACCTCCATGGCTCCGGGTCCGGCTTGATACGGGCGGAAAATACGCGCGCGTGCATGCGTTGCTGCATGAACAGCGCCTGCACACCGTCTGTGAAAGCGCGCAGTGCCCGAACCGCCATGAATGTTTCCGGCGCGGCACGGCGACCATCATGATCCTGGGAAACGTCTGCACGCGCAACTGCGCTTTTTGCGCGGTTCCATCGGGAAAGCCGCAGGCGGTTGATCGGGATGAGCCGCGCCGCGCGGCTGCCCTGGTAAAAAATCTGAAATTGCGCCACGCGGTCATCACCAGCGTCACCCGCGACGATCTTCCCGACGGCGGGGCGGGTGTTTTTGCGGAAACCATTTCCGCCATCGGGGCCGCAATGAACGGCAGGACGACGGTGGAGGTATTGACGCCCGATTTTAACGGCGCGGAAAAAGCGCTGGCGGTTGTGCTGGAAGCGAAGCCGGATGTTTTCAACCACAATCTGGAGACGGTGGAACGTCTGCAGAAAGAAACGCGCCCCCAGGCCGGCTACCGGCGTTCTCTGGAGGTCCTGAAACGCGCGGCCATGTCCGGGAAGGCAAGAACAGTCAAATCCGGCTTAATGGCCGGCCTGGGGGAAAGCGATGCCGAACTTTACGAAGCCATGCGCGACTTGCTGCAACACGGATGCCAATGTTTGACCCTTGGCCAGTATTTGGCGCCGTCCAGGAGTCATCGGCCGGTCAAACGGTTTGTGCCTCCGGAAACTTTTGAAGAATACCGCCAACACGCTTTGAGGATGGGGTTCCGGGCGGTTGCCGCCGGACCGCTGGTGCGCTCGTCTTATCTGGCCGAGCATTTATTTAATGATGCCATTGCCCCGCGGCGGCCGCATTGAATTATTCATGGAAAACAGCTATTTATCGTATCGTCTTGCGC is drawn from Kiritimatiellia bacterium and contains these coding sequences:
- the lipA gene encoding lipoyl synthase, producing MKTRLPPWLRVRLDTGGKYARVHALLHEQRLHTVCESAQCPNRHECFRRGTATIMILGNVCTRNCAFCAVPSGKPQAVDRDEPRRAAALVKNLKLRHAVITSVTRDDLPDGGAGVFAETISAIGAAMNGRTTVEVLTPDFNGAEKALAVVLEAKPDVFNHNLETVERLQKETRPQAGYRRSLEVLKRAAMSGKARTVKSGLMAGLGESDAELYEAMRDLLQHGCQCLTLGQYLAPSRSHRPVKRFVPPETFEEYRQHALRMGFRAVAAGPLVRSSYLAEHLFNDAIAPRRPH
- a CDS encoding NUDIX hydrolase, whose amino-acid sequence is MQIKPRRLCLAMSAKSRGNSGMQEKTIHSERKFTGRLIKTDLLEVELQDGLRARREIVRHPGAVAALCRRRDNRFVFVRQFRKAVESELLEIVAGTREPGEGAGACIRREIREETGYKVVALARLGRIYTAPGFCDEGIDVFFARLGAAAVCPEPDADERIMPVLLSAKEFEAMLAAGKIRDAKTLAAWTMFRAARRAQSWIAV
- a CDS encoding DUF2851 family protein, encoding MKESLRLNDVFAYGRLPPSGGGGGFPATERHLKCIWFSPELRPAELRAENGEEVIIEKPGRWNLEKGPDFLDAVLRAGAARRRIKGDVEVHIHPADWQKHGHAADPAYARVIAHVTFFPGRLPSNVLPPSALQIVLRKKLLGNPLFSFESIDVAAYPFAARGDDTPCARILSRCSPGAVCGLLSAAGKHRLAVKAGRLAAAAEQKGRDQVLYEEIMGALGYKNNRLPFRLLAERVPLEALREYSGLNPVFAYALLAGVAGLLPALTGARWDDESRRFVRKLWNFWWKQRAEWSAQIIPAGLWSLSGVRPQNHPRRRLMAAADIFTNREMPSEMFGGPEVPGADAGRWIENILAVLQKPGDNYWRRRFVFGQKPSAADIALIGRRRAAAIVSNVIIPMQMGLRRLKKPPDDLLACLPVEEMNAVIRQSAFNLLGPDHNPSLYRRGLLQQGLIQIFHDFCLGDRSDCAACGLLEMISALKGEKHDAD